The stretch of DNA CCTGGAGACGGCGGGCGATTTTTTTGTGGACCGCCTCGGTCTGACGCACAACGAGCACATCCTGGAACGCATCGATTGAACCGGGACCACCGGTGCCGTCCCACGTCTCGATGGCGAGGTCGGACCTGAGAGTGTCCGCTATCTGCTGAGTCGCATCGGCAATCCGATATCGCTCCTGAACCGCCGGATCAATAGGCGGATCAACAACCGGCACGGGGCGGACGTACCGGCCTCCCTGAAAATCATCGGGGCCGACTTGAAACTGTCCCTGCCCCCGAAATCCATCGCCTTGAAATCCGCCACCTTGACGTTGGTGATTGTGTCGTTGGCGATGAGCAGCGGGGTCAGGCTCGATCTTCTCAGCGAGATCCACAACATCATAGACCCGAATCGTGCATTCCTCTTCAGCGATTCGCCGCGTGGTGATGCGAAGTTGCTCGTTGTCGTAAATTGCCACCAAATCCAAAGGCTTTAGGATTGTTTGCAAGCATGATTCTAGTGTGACACCCGAGGCTGTGATGCTAACCGGTGAATCAGGACTGATGCCTTCGTCAAATAGCGTCACCTTGTCCAACCAGAGTAGAATATCGTGCATCTTCGCCAGCGTTTTCAGCACGCCGAACAACGGCTCGTCATTGAGGACGAGGTTGACGTTTTCCGATAACGACTGCTGAATCCGGGCCTCCGCTCGCCGCTGACGATTGCTCGGCATCGGCGCCGGGCGCTGAATGCGCGGCGTGGTGCGGATGCGCTGGATGTCGAACAGCAGTTGGGCGATTTCGGCGTGAACGCTTTGCGTCTGAGAGACCACGAGCATTCCGGGGAGGACTCCAATTTGTACAGGTCCCGTGCTTGCTGGCCACGAATCGGGGGCCACTGTTGTCCCGATCAAATTGCAAATTGAATCGTAATCTTCTCCAACAATGATTCGGCGGACATCATAAATTCGTGCAATTTCTTTTTCCTCGGCGATCCGTGGCGTCGTCACAACTAATACCCCATGTTCAACGACAAACGTCAATTGCCACGGCAAAAACATTGTGTGCAGCGCGGCCTTCAACGAAATCTCTTCGATGTCATCATTGATCGGAGAATCCGGGCTAATGCCTTCGTCTGAGAGACTCTGTTCGTCCAGCCAGATATTGATGCGACAACGGTTCGCCAGCTCATGCAGCGCATCCACCAATGGCTTATCTACAAAATCCACCTGAATCGGCTGTTCGAGGCGCAGGCTGATCGCAAGATCTTGAGCGGAGGCGGGGGCTCCCGGTTGCGCAGGATAATCACAGCCACCCGGATGGCCGTAAAAACGGTCGAGTTGCCTGTAGAGGTTCTGGAGTTCACGGTGCACCGCTTGAGTTTGGCGTACCCAGAGGCCATTCTCGACATCGGTGATTGTGCCCTGACCGAACGGTTGCCCCCAACTATCGCGAGCTACATTCCTTAGGATCAAATAAGTCATGGATTCTGCATCAACTGGTCCATCACCGTCCACCAAATCCGGCAACCGATAGAAATGCGTTTCCAGCATGTGAGCGGCGGAACTTTCGGAGGTCACCAACAGCGTGCCGCGATTCTCCACGTACGCGCCGCCGCGTGGCACGAGCAATAACGACAACACGTCACGCAGGGCAATTTGTTTCAAATGCATGGTGACCGGTTCGGTGAAAATGTCGTCGTTGAATGCGGTTTCGTCAAAACGGACCAGAATCCCCTGCTCTGTGGCGGTCAATTCAATCGCGCGCTTCAACGGCAACCCGTCGATGTCGACGTCAACCTGCCGATCAAGTGCCTGGCGAAGCTGACTGGCGGTCAGTGACATCGGAGCCTGTTCGGTCTCAACGTCGGTATCGCGTGTCTCCTGCACACCGTCCAAAGCACCCACCACAATAGCGGCCACAATGCACACCACGACGATCAACACCGTAGGTTTGAAAGGTGCAGAACGCGCCATGCAGGTCACCTCCTCGGTCTGTTGGTCCACGTTTCAATAGTATCACGAGTCGTACTCGCGGATCGCTCCTAAAGGGAGCAGGTGGTGCGACTGGTTATCGCGTCATGACAATTGTCTATACGAACAGCCGACAGCAGAATTCACACGATTACGACCGGGACGCCTCATTCACCGTCCGCTCAAATAGATCAAGCAGTTGCGGCGTCTTCTTCTCCAGGCTGTAGTGTTCCTGGATCATCTCCATGCCTGCTTGGCCGAGGTGGCGGAAGGCTGCGGGGTCGTCGAGGACTTTCATCGCCTCGGCGGTCAGCGCATCGACATCGGCGAATCCGGCGAGGAGGCCGTTTTGTTCGTGCTCAATCATCTCTTGAACCGGAGCCGTATCGGAGGCCAAGACCGTGCAGCCCACCGACAGCGCATTCATCAACGACCAACTCAACACAAATGGAACAGTCAAGTAAATGTGCAAATCACTGAGGCTCAGGACATTCACGAGATCCGGCGTGGGAATACGGCCAGTGAAAATGAAGCGGCTGAGGTCGTAATTGTCCTGTTTGAGAACATGTTCGCGGAACGATTGCTCCTCGATATGGTTTAAGTCCCCGCCATAAGCGACGCGGTCACTACCCACCACAACAAACACGACGTCGCTCCGTGTATCGCAAATGCGTTTGGCGACCTTCATAAAAATGTCAAAGCCCCGCATCGATTCGAAGCCACGGGAGACATAGGTCACGATTTTGGTATCGGCGGGAATTTCGCGGTTGGCGATTTTGCGAGGGACGTCGCGGCGATGCCACAGGTCGGTGTCGATGCCGTCGAAGATCGTTTCCAGTTTGGGCTGATACTCGTCCGGGAAGAGTTCGCGTTGCCAGTTCGTGGGCGAATAACCCCGCGTGCAGGTTTGCAGGTCGAGTAGGATCATGGCATTGCGAGCCCGCGACCGCAAAATGCTCATTTCGTTGGCCGGGTACTCCGGTCGATAGTCGAGATCGGAGCCGTGACCGCGGTAATAGTATTCGAAGTAGTTGATAATCGGACGATCGTACAAATCGGCCAGCCACAACGTCGAACCGAATCCGCTGTGCCCGACGATCAGATCGGGTTTGATTTCAGGGTGCGCTTTCATCGCTTCGTAGACACCCCAAGCATGCCAAGTCGCATTTTCAAATGTGCGACTGCAATAGTGCGTCGCCTTGGTCGCCCCCCCTTTGGCCTGATACTGAATCCGCCGCACCCCATCGACATCGGCAGAAGGATGTTCGCAAACGAACGAACATTCAAACCCTTTATTCTGCACCAGATGCCGGGCGATATGCCCGAACTGAGCGGGAAAATTGTTATGAACAAACAACACATGCATACTGAAGACTCCTACGTGAACGCCAAATTCACAGGCTTGCCTGCACGGTACACGACGGCGGAGTCCGACGCAAATGGGCGGAGGCTCGAGGCTACAGGCTTGAGGCTACAGGGCTGGTTGATCCCGCTGTAATATCAACTCGACGCCCTCTTCGGTAATCGACCTGCGACTGACTAGCGCTAGCCTGCCCTCAAGCCTGTCACCTCAAGCCTCACGCCTTCTAAGCTACGCCAGTAGTTGCTCCACCACGCGGCCTGGTTGGCCGTCGAGGAGGGTTTGTTCGCGGGCGTTGCGTTTGTAGGAGAGTTTTTCGGGATCGAGACCGAATAGGTGCAGCAGCGTGGCGTGGTAGTCGTAATGATTGACGACATCGGTGACAGCATGGTGGCCGAAGTCGTCGGTTTCGCCATGCACGCAGCCCCCTTTGAAGCCGCCGCCGGCCAACCACATGCTAAAGCCATAGGTGTTGTGGTCGCGGCCAATGTTCTTTTCGTTTTGAATCACCGGCAACCGCCCCATTTCGCCCCCCCAATGCACCACGGTGCTATCGAGCAATCCGCGCTGTTTGAGGTCGGCGACCAGTGCCGCAGAGGGTTGGTCGGTCTTTTTGCAGGCTTTGGGGAGTGAGTTTTTAATATTTCCGTGATGATCCCAGTATTGGTTTTGTGTAAAAACCTGCACAAACCTTACGCCTCGCTCGACCAACCGGCGGGCGATCAGGCAACGGCTGCCATAATCCTTTGTCGCCGGGTCGTCCATGCCGTACATCGTTTGCGTGGCTTTGGTTTCTTGTGAGAGATCGAGTGCTTCGGTAGCGGCAGTTTGCATGCGGGCCGCAAGTTGGTAACTGGCAATCCGCGCCTGCAGATCTAATTCGCCCGGGCGGTCTTCAATATGTTTTTGATTGAGCGCATCGACGTAATCCAGATAACGTCGTTGCGCGGTCCCGCGAAGATGCGTCGGCGCATTGAGGTTGAGGATCCGCGGTTCTTGCGGACGAACAACGGTTCCTTGATACAACGACGGCAGCCAACCGTTCGACCAGTTTTGGACCCCTGCCACCGGCAAACCGGCCGGATCGGTCATCGCCACATAAGCGGGCAGTTCCTGCGACGGGTTACCCAATCCGTACGTCAACCAACTTCCCAGCGCCGGGCGGCCTCTTTGAATGCGGCCGTTGTTTAATGCATAAATCGATTGGACATGATTGTTCACACCGGTACGTGTCGAACGAACGAGCGTGATGTCGTCAACAACATTCGACAGATGCGGCAACAACTCAGAGAGCTCCATGCCACATTCGCCGTGTGCCTGAAATTTCCAAGGGGAGTGCAACACCTTGGAACTGGCCTGGGCGGCATTGTCGTATTTCACGGTGCCAGGAAACTTCTTGCCGTCCCATTTGGCCATTTCAGGCTTGGGATCGAACATATCGATGTGGCTGGGGCCCCCCTGCATGAACAACGAGATCATCGCCGTGGCGCGGGGGGGATGATGCGGCTGCTTGGGGGTGAGATCAAAACTCCGTGGTCCCACGTCCGGTTTGATCGCCTCGGCGCGAACGTCTTCTTCGTGGAGCAGATGCGCCAGCGCCAAGGAGCCAATGCCCATGGCATTAGCAGCCAGGAAGTGGCGACGGGTGGATTGTGGTCTGGTTGGATCAATCATGATATGCGGCGATACTATCCGTAGGTAGATTATTCAAAAAACTTGCCGACGAGGACTTGGAAATCGCCCAACACGTCAGGAATCGCCAGCTGATCATCGGCGTTTAACGTATCGAACGGTTTGTCGGCATAATAGAGGTCAGCGCGTTGCGGTTCGTCGTCTAAAACACAGACCACTTGAACGCCCGCTTCCAGATATTCGGCGACTTTGGCAAGCACCGCCGTCCGTCGTTCGCTGGGCGAAAGCACTTCGAAGACCAAATCAGGCGGAACCGGCAAATATCCCGGCGGTAACGGCCCACGAGGAACTTTTTCATAGCTATAAAATGCAACATCGGCACCGCGAACCGTATCGGGATTACGCTCGGTGATGACTCCGGAGTCGTTACTGAGCACGTGCCCCAAGTCATTGTGTTCTAAAAACTGTCGCAAAACATAAACAACTTGTGAGCAAATCTGTCCGTGTCTGGATGCGGGGGGATTCATTGTGAGCACGTCTCCTCGCACGAGTTCGGTCGGCTGTCCGCTATCGGGCAGGTGCAGATACTCGTCCGCGGTCATGAATGTCGTCGTGGTGGCCATGGCCGTTGCCTTGTCGTCAACAATTTGAAAGAAGGTGCGCTCGTAATTTAGGCGAATATTTTCGCGACCGGCACTACAAAACCGGGCATTTCATTGGGGAAGGTCAATTCATCCGTTTCGTCAAGAACATCCGTCTGATCCCTGGCACGATACGTCGTAATGCTTCGCTGACGATCATCCACAACACAAACAACGGCGACGCCCACCCGCAGATACTCGCTGGTCTTTTGCTTGATGTTTGCGACTTGATCATTGGGTGAGAGCACTTCAAAAACAATATCGGGTGGCCCAGGCGGGTACCCTTCAGGGGCTTGTCCGCGCGGAACGGTCTGATAGCTGTAATAAGCCACGTCGGCTCCGCGCACTGTATCGGGGTTGCGCTGCGTGATGACACCGGAATCGTTGCATACAACTGTTCCGGTTGGATTCTCCTCCAAAAAGCCTTGCAACAAAAATGCAATTCGTGAACAAATCTGTCCGTGTCGAAATCCGGGTGGGTTCATTGTGTAAATGACTCCCTTGACAAGTTCCGTCGGGCGGTCGCTCTCTGCTTGCAGCAGATACTCCTCGGCTGTGATCAGAATTGTGGTAGCCATGATGGTCATTGCTCCTCTACAAGAAACGGAGCCGCAAATGAATTTCAATCGACGTACAGAAAACGATTCGTACTAAACAGCGCTTGACAGAAAACGGCCAATGCATGGTCTTCCGGCGAAGTCTTATCGTCCTTAATCTTATGACTTTTGAAGTGTTCGGCTTGGTCATTCAAAAAGTCAACCGCCGCTTGTTGTTCCGACTCCGAAGGCTCAACGCCAAATGCAAGTCGCCAAGCGAGCGCCGCCCGTTTGGTTGGCTCGGCGCCGGCATCTGCTGCAATCCGCTGTGCAAAGTGCTCGGCAAGCGAAATCGTGAAATTGCTGTTCATCAGCATCAAAGCTTGCGGTGCAACCGTCGATGGTGTGCGGGCTTCGCAGTTGGGTTCCATGATCGGCGCGTCAAACGCATCTAAGACAGCCAAGGGTTGGCTGCGGCGGACTTGAATATAAACGCTGCGGCGAAATTCCTTCCCTTTTAGATCGACAGCCTTCCCTGTGGGGCGTCCGGCCGAATCGGTCGTATCAATGCCGACCACAATTTGGCCGACTTCATCTTCACGAACCGGGACCGGCGGACCGAATTGCTCGGTATTGAGTTTTCCGCTGACCGCCAACATCGAATCGCGCAAGACTTCTGCTTCAAGCCTGCGAATCGACATCCGTCCGTACAACAGATTATCGGGATCAGCCATCTCGATTTCGCTACGGCGTTTTGAGGATTGGCGATAAGCGGTCGAGAGCATCATCATTTTGTGCATCCGTTTTAATTTCCAGCCCCCCTGCATGAAATCGCTGGCCAACCAATCCAGTAGATCGGGATGCGTGGGGCGATCACCCAAAACTCCAAAATCCCCGAGGCTGCCGACGATGCCGCGACCAAAATGATGTGCCCACACGCGATTGATCAATACGCGGGCCGTGAGGGGATGATTTCCATCGGTCAATTGCTCGGCAAACGCCAGCCGCCGTCCGGTAGTTGGCCGAGTTGTGTCATTGACGGGAATCTTCGTGGGTGTCATCCAACTAATGACCGTCAGTCCCGCCGGAGCTAATGCTTCTTTCGGTTGCGCATATTCGCCGCGATAAAACAAATGCGTCGACGGAACCTGCCCCGGTCGTTCAGAGAGGATTCTTACAAATTCTTCCTTGGGCTTCGTGGCTCGGATCTTGGCCGCTTCGGCTGCCATTTTCTTCAACTCATCAGCAGCCTTGCGATCGTAGAGATACAGCGAACCGGCCGAGACGTTGACACTGGGATGCTCTTTGAGCAACTTTTGTTGTTCGGGAGTTCGTTTGGCTGCCGGTGTTTCGCGAGCTGCACGCACCGTTTCTCGCAACTCCTCGGGCAGCTTGGCCAACTCCGACTCTAATGTGGCTTGAATAAATTCATTCTGTTTCTTGGTTCGCTGAGCGTCGATGACTTTGGCTTTCGCTTCAATGTCGGCAGCCTGTTTGCGATCGTCATCGGTATACAAGCTCAACAGGCGACCTCGGGGTGACCGCCATTTTTTCCAGTCATAAGCCGGTTCGAAGATCGATCGCATACGGTAGTAGTCAGTTTGCGGGATGGGATCGTACCGGTGGTCGTGGCATTCCGCACAACCGACCGACATGCCCATCAGCGATGTCGAGACGATCTTAATCGTATCGGCAATCACCTGATTGCGGGCAACCGGCTGATCGACGCCGCCTGAACCTGTGCCGTCGGGTGCCATCCGCAGAAAACCCGTAGCGGTCAAGATGTCGATCTGCTCCGGCGTCAAGTTCCTGTGCGGCATGGGGACCAGTTCATCTCCGGCGAGTTGTTCCACAATCAACCTGTCAAACGGTTTGTCGGCGTTGAATGCGCGAATGACGTAATCGCGGTATTTGTAGGCATGATCACGCACTTGGTCGACTTCGG from Symmachiella dynata encodes:
- a CDS encoding PSD1 and planctomycete cytochrome C domain-containing protein; translation: MPRYLPILLMAVCGANLTTFAFAAEQPTFEKDVRPILKTHCFACHGEAGEMEGGLDLRLRRLMVAGGDSGPAITPGDLEDSVLLDKVIEQEMPPGDTKLSDKEIDVLRRWISAGAKTARPEPENLDPASLITEEERNFWAFQPIRDPQVPVVQHADDVQTPIDAFLLRRLEEKNLAFAPAADKQTLIRRAYFDLIGLPPAPQQVQNFINDASPDAYEKVLDELLASPHYGERWGRHWLDVAGYADSEGFAEVDQVRDHAYKYRDYVIRAFNADKPFDRLIVEQLAGDELVPMPHRNLTPEQIDILTATGFLRMAPDGTGSGGVDQPVARNQVIADTIKIVSTSLMGMSVGCAECHDHRYDPIPQTDYYRMRSIFEPAYDWKKWRSPRGRLLSLYTDDDRKQAADIEAKAKVIDAQRTKKQNEFIQATLESELAKLPEELRETVRAARETPAAKRTPEQQKLLKEHPSVNVSAGSLYLYDRKAADELKKMAAEAAKIRATKPKEEFVRILSERPGQVPSTHLFYRGEYAQPKEALAPAGLTVISWMTPTKIPVNDTTRPTTGRRLAFAEQLTDGNHPLTARVLINRVWAHHFGRGIVGSLGDFGVLGDRPTHPDLLDWLASDFMQGGWKLKRMHKMMMLSTAYRQSSKRRSEIEMADPDNLLYGRMSIRRLEAEVLRDSMLAVSGKLNTEQFGPPVPVREDEVGQIVVGIDTTDSAGRPTGKAVDLKGKEFRRSVYIQVRRSQPLAVLDAFDAPIMEPNCEARTPSTVAPQALMLMNSNFTISLAEHFAQRIAADAGAEPTKRAALAWRLAFGVEPSESEQQAAVDFLNDQAEHFKSHKIKDDKTSPEDHALAVFCQALFSTNRFLYVD
- a CDS encoding glycosyltransferase — its product is MHVLFVHNNFPAQFGHIARHLVQNKGFECSFVCEHPSADVDGVRRIQYQAKGGATKATHYCSRTFENATWHAWGVYEAMKAHPEIKPDLIVGHSGFGSTLWLADLYDRPIINYFEYYYRGHGSDLDYRPEYPANEMSILRSRARNAMILLDLQTCTRGYSPTNWQRELFPDEYQPKLETIFDGIDTDLWHRRDVPRKIANREIPADTKIVTYVSRGFESMRGFDIFMKVAKRICDTRSDVVFVVVGSDRVAYGGDLNHIEEQSFREHVLKQDNYDLSRFIFTGRIPTPDLVNVLSLSDLHIYLTVPFVLSWSLMNALSVGCTVLASDTAPVQEMIEHEQNGLLAGFADVDALTAEAMKVLDDPAAFRHLGQAGMEMIQEHYSLEKKTPQLLDLFERTVNEASRS
- a CDS encoding Uma2 family endonuclease; translation: MATTILITAEEYLLQAESDRPTELVKGVIYTMNPPGFRHGQICSRIAFLLQGFLEENPTGTVVCNDSGVITQRNPDTVRGADVAYYSYQTVPRGQAPEGYPPGPPDIVFEVLSPNDQVANIKQKTSEYLRVGVAVVCVVDDRQRSITTYRARDQTDVLDETDELTFPNEMPGFVVPVAKIFA
- a CDS encoding DUF1501 domain-containing protein, with amino-acid sequence MIDPTRPQSTRRHFLAANAMGIGSLALAHLLHEEDVRAEAIKPDVGPRSFDLTPKQPHHPPRATAMISLFMQGGPSHIDMFDPKPEMAKWDGKKFPGTVKYDNAAQASSKVLHSPWKFQAHGECGMELSELLPHLSNVVDDITLVRSTRTGVNNHVQSIYALNNGRIQRGRPALGSWLTYGLGNPSQELPAYVAMTDPAGLPVAGVQNWSNGWLPSLYQGTVVRPQEPRILNLNAPTHLRGTAQRRYLDYVDALNQKHIEDRPGELDLQARIASYQLAARMQTAATEALDLSQETKATQTMYGMDDPATKDYGSRCLIARRLVERGVRFVQVFTQNQYWDHHGNIKNSLPKACKKTDQPSAALVADLKQRGLLDSTVVHWGGEMGRLPVIQNEKNIGRDHNTYGFSMWLAGGGFKGGCVHGETDDFGHHAVTDVVNHYDYHATLLHLFGLDPEKLSYKRNAREQTLLDGQPGRVVEQLLA
- a CDS encoding Uma2 family endonuclease; the protein is MATTTTFMTADEYLHLPDSGQPTELVRGDVLTMNPPASRHGQICSQVVYVLRQFLEHNDLGHVLSNDSGVITERNPDTVRGADVAFYSYEKVPRGPLPPGYLPVPPDLVFEVLSPSERRTAVLAKVAEYLEAGVQVVCVLDDEPQRADLYYADKPFDTLNADDQLAIPDVLGDFQVLVGKFFE